From a region of the Cucumis sativus cultivar 9930 chromosome 6, Cucumber_9930_V3, whole genome shotgun sequence genome:
- the LOC116404357 gene encoding uncharacterized protein LOC116404357, whose amino-acid sequence MSANQTVVVDFLRGSMENEYKPRLPKPPTRLQKQAPASLHLDQLSSVSMSSASNDICSKAILPLLSPLPLSPQPLPEIDGNRISANGNAVDGGGGNGDQRGIGFVAPGGWQHPAVAATFPDPSTLFTFFQSQCMVSSNTP is encoded by the coding sequence ATGAGTGCAAATCAAACTGTCGTCGTTGATTTTCTCAGAGGATCAATGGAGAACGAATACAAACCCAGATTGCCTAAACCTCCAACCAGGTTGCAGAAGCAGGCGCCGGCCAGTCTTCATCTCGATCAACTTTCAAGCGTCTCAATGTCTTCTGCTAGTAACGACATTTGTTCCAAGGCGATTCTTCCTCTCCTATCGCCACTTCCTCTATCGCCACAGCCCTTGCCTGAAATCGACGGAAATAGAATATCTGCAAACGGAAATGCCGTAGACGGCGGCGGTGGTAATGGGGATCAAAGAGGAATAGGTTTTGTAGCTCCTGGTGGTTGGCAACATCCGGCAGTGGCAGCGACATTTCCTGATCCTTCTACGCTGTTTACTTTCTTTCAATCGCAATGCATGGTAAGCAGTAACACACCgtaa